A single Candidatus Zixiibacteriota bacterium DNA region contains:
- a CDS encoding prepilin-type N-terminal cleavage/methylation domain-containing protein — MLSKFHKSQKGFTLIELMIVVVIIGILAALAIPRFMTASTKSKQSEAKQILKQIYVMERAYFQEKGFYTDDLAELGVEVMLQARYAYTIVVTGAAFVATANAPDPGIDDDAAADTWTMDEDGTLTNTVNDVVT; from the coding sequence ATGTTGTCAAAGTTCCACAAATCCCAGAAGGGCTTCACGCTGATCGAACTCATGATCGTCGTGGTCATCATCGGTATTCTTGCCGCGCTGGCGATTCCGAGATTCATGACGGCGAGCACCAAGTCGAAGCAGTCAGAAGCCAAGCAGATCCTCAAGCAGATCTACGTGATGGAGCGTGCGTATTTCCAGGAAAAGGGCTTTTACACGGATGACCTGGCTGAGCTCGGTGTTGAAGTGATGCTGCAGGCCCGTTATGCCTACACAATCGTAGTTACCGGTGCTGCATTCGTCGCTACCGCCAACGCGCCTGATCCGGGTATCGATGATGACGCGGCGGCGGATACCTGGACTATGGATGAAGACGGTACTCTCACCAATACGGTGAACGACGTGGTCACATAA
- a CDS encoding pilus assembly protein PilE, protein MIVVVIIGILAAMAIPKFMTVAARSKQSEAKKILKQIYVNQRAHFQENETYWDPGGVVLTPANPDAYKDILVELMSTARYAYSMVVNGSSFVATATCADPGLDDDPAPDVWTIDDAGNLVNTSDDVTS, encoded by the coding sequence ATGATCGTAGTCGTGATCATCGGCATTCTCGCCGCAATGGCTATCCCGAAGTTCATGACTGTGGCAGCTCGGAGTAAACAATCGGAAGCAAAAAAGATCCTGAAACAAATCTATGTCAACCAGCGGGCGCATTTTCAAGAGAATGAAACCTATTGGGATCCGGGTGGTGTCGTGCTTACACCGGCCAATCCGGACGCCTACAAGGATATTCTGGTAGAACTGATGTCAACCGCACGCTATGCGTACAGCATGGTGGTAAATGGCAGCAGCTTTGTAGCGACTGCAACGTGCGCGGATCCGGGGTTGGATGATGATCCAGCACCCGATGTCTGGACTATTGACGACGCAGGGAATCTTGTAAACACTTCGGATGACGTGACAAGTTAG
- a CDS encoding sigma-54 dependent transcriptional regulator produces MDKTRVLVVDDEESMRNFMEIMLFKEGYEVECASSGEEAIAKIRKAAPNVIIADLMMPEMTGLELLSKVKRMDEDIPFIVMTAFASVDSAIEAMKSGAYDYITKPFKIDEVKLALSKLSKEALISEENKDLKTRLSTEFSFDNFIGQNPRVLKMKEMALTVANSDSTVLVRGESGTGKDLIAKAMHYHSNRAGKPFITINCAALPETLLESELFGHVKGSFTGAFKDKDGLFKVADTGTFFLDEIGTTSHSIQAKLLRALEEKIITPVGSTTPIKVDVRLIAATNADLETEVEANRFRADLFYRLNVLPIYIPSLRERREDIELLVNHFVRIYSEKMKLPIRKVSGEALSALVAYDWPGNVRELENSVERALLLSKSDEIVIVDFPKNITEQVPKTAIDPRDKATTPTLESIEKAYIFWTLNQTGWQKSRAAKILGIDPSTLYRKIDRYDLRHAEKGDS; encoded by the coding sequence ATGGACAAAACACGTGTCTTGGTAGTGGATGATGAGGAGAGCATGCGCAATTTTATGGAAATCATGCTCTTCAAAGAGGGTTACGAGGTCGAGTGCGCATCGAGTGGCGAAGAGGCCATCGCGAAGATTCGCAAAGCGGCTCCGAACGTGATCATAGCCGATCTGATGATGCCCGAGATGACAGGGCTTGAATTGCTGTCGAAGGTGAAGCGGATGGACGAGGACATACCATTCATCGTCATGACTGCTTTTGCTTCAGTCGATTCGGCGATTGAAGCCATGAAGAGCGGAGCGTATGACTATATCACTAAGCCATTTAAGATCGATGAGGTGAAGCTTGCGTTGAGCAAGCTGTCGAAGGAAGCTCTGATTTCAGAAGAAAATAAGGACCTAAAAACGCGGCTATCGACAGAATTCTCATTCGACAATTTCATTGGGCAGAATCCTCGCGTCCTGAAGATGAAAGAGATGGCACTGACCGTTGCCAATTCGGATAGTACCGTCCTTGTCAGGGGAGAGAGCGGCACTGGAAAAGATCTTATTGCTAAGGCAATGCACTATCATTCGAACCGAGCGGGGAAACCATTCATAACGATCAACTGCGCGGCGCTGCCCGAAACACTCCTGGAGAGCGAACTATTCGGACACGTCAAGGGTTCGTTCACCGGCGCTTTCAAGGATAAGGATGGTCTTTTCAAGGTTGCGGATACGGGGACTTTCTTTCTGGACGAAATCGGGACAACGTCTCATAGCATACAAGCCAAACTTCTCAGGGCGCTGGAAGAGAAGATCATAACTCCGGTCGGCTCGACTACGCCAATCAAGGTGGATGTCAGGCTGATCGCTGCTACAAATGCCGATCTGGAAACGGAAGTTGAAGCGAATCGCTTCAGGGCTGATCTGTTCTACAGGCTTAATGTCCTGCCGATTTATATCCCATCGCTGAGGGAACGGCGCGAGGATATTGAACTGCTGGTGAACCATTTCGTGCGCATATACTCAGAGAAGATGAAGCTTCCAATCAGAAAGGTATCAGGAGAAGCGCTGAGTGCATTGGTCGCGTACGACTGGCCGGGCAATGTCAGGGAACTTGAAAACAGCGTTGAACGAGCGCTCCTGCTGTCGAAGTCGGATGAGATTGTAATAGTTGATTTTCCGAAGAATATAACTGAACAGGTTCCGAAGACAGCAATCGATCCGAGAGACAAGGCTACGACGCCGACGCTGGAATCGATCGAGAAGGCATATATCTTCTGGACGCTGAACCAGACCGGATGGCAGAAATCGAGGGCGGCTAAGATACTCGGCATAGACCCATCCACTCTATATCGGAAGATAGACCGATACGATCTCAGGCATGCGGAGAAGGGCGACTCGTAG
- a CDS encoding winged helix-turn-helix domain-containing protein codes for MQDRIGIVAGNIWKKLERDGEMSPRKLSTATKEKSDVVYLALGWLARENKVEFNATKSSFKVKIAGR; via the coding sequence ATGCAAGACAGAATAGGGATAGTTGCCGGTAACATCTGGAAGAAGCTCGAAAGAGATGGCGAAATGTCGCCGCGGAAGCTCTCCACAGCTACCAAGGAAAAGTCAGATGTAGTATATCTGGCTCTTGGTTGGCTAGCGAGAGAGAACAAAGTGGAGTTCAACGCTACAAAGAGCTCTTTCAAGGTCAAGATTGCCGGGCGCTAA